One genomic segment of Mycolicibacterium gilvum includes these proteins:
- a CDS encoding DUF1707 SHOCT-like domain-containing protein has protein sequence MASGGSGRRTSSGRRTAWTRAKDSDRNETCQILDTALADGQLSMTEHGERVKSATTASTLGQLQDLVSDLQTAKTIAEPTVITRVINRQVARPGWGVKAAIAAVLVVLGIAIGWGLYGNSSSPLSFQTDPGAKDDGIPARVLTPPRQLQSLGGFTGLFEQMRQKFGSTMGYELDIHSDMAYLDRPDPQDNRRSLTYYYRGGWGEPSGSPTAVSADQRLVDLAKFDFEKILGVLRGAPETVGISRADLTDTWLRISPSEDPATPDAVIIEIVVNSDFGNGRIELYPDGSTLAIWPANR, from the coding sequence GTGGCTTCGGGAGGCTCGGGACGTCGGACATCCTCGGGACGTCGGACAGCGTGGACGCGCGCGAAGGACAGCGATCGCAACGAGACGTGTCAGATCCTCGACACCGCCCTCGCCGACGGTCAGCTGTCCATGACCGAGCACGGGGAGCGCGTCAAGTCGGCCACCACCGCCTCGACCCTGGGCCAGTTGCAGGACCTGGTGTCCGACCTGCAGACCGCCAAGACCATCGCCGAGCCGACAGTCATCACCAGGGTCATCAACCGCCAGGTCGCGCGTCCCGGCTGGGGGGTCAAAGCCGCGATCGCCGCGGTGCTGGTGGTCCTCGGCATCGCGATCGGCTGGGGGCTGTACGGCAACTCGTCGTCGCCGCTGAGCTTCCAGACCGACCCCGGAGCCAAGGACGACGGCATCCCGGCCCGGGTCCTGACCCCGCCGCGGCAACTCCAGTCCCTCGGCGGGTTCACCGGGCTCTTCGAACAGATGCGGCAGAAGTTCGGCAGCACCATGGGCTACGAACTCGACATCCATTCGGACATGGCCTACCTCGACCGGCCCGACCCGCAGGACAACCGGCGCAGCCTCACCTATTACTACCGCGGCGGGTGGGGTGAACCGTCCGGTTCGCCGACGGCTGTCAGCGCCGACCAACGCCTCGTCGACCTCGCGAAGTTCGACTTCGAGAAGATCCTCGGTGTGCTGCGGGGCGCGCCGGAGACCGTCGGGATCTCGCGTGCCGATCTGACCGACACCTGGCTGCGGATCAGCCCCTCGGAGGACCCGGCCACCCCCGACGCGGTGATCATCGAGATCGTCGTCAACAGCGACTTCGGCAACGGCCGCATCGAGCTGTACCCCGACGGCAGCACGCTCGCCATCTGGCCCGCCAACCGCTGA
- a CDS encoding PadR family transcriptional regulator, producing the protein MLELAILGLLQESPMHGYELRKRLTGLLGAFRAFSYGSLYPALRRMQTDGLIVEDSAPEGTVKVRRARRVYQLTDAGKQRFTELVADTGPQNYSDDGFGVHLAFFNRTPAEARMRILEGRRRQVEERREGLREAVARASSSFDRYTRQLHQLGLESSEREVTWLNELIAAEKSAQGRAEQT; encoded by the coding sequence GTGCTCGAACTCGCCATCCTGGGCCTGCTCCAGGAATCCCCGATGCACGGCTACGAGCTGCGCAAGAGATTGACGGGCCTACTCGGCGCGTTCCGGGCCTTCTCGTACGGCTCGCTGTACCCGGCGCTGCGCCGGATGCAGACCGACGGCCTGATCGTCGAGGACTCCGCACCCGAGGGCACCGTCAAGGTCCGCCGCGCGCGCCGCGTGTACCAGTTGACCGACGCCGGTAAGCAACGCTTCACCGAGCTGGTGGCCGACACCGGCCCGCAGAACTACTCCGACGACGGCTTCGGCGTGCACCTCGCATTCTTCAACCGCACGCCGGCCGAGGCCCGGATGCGGATCCTGGAGGGCCGTCGCCGCCAGGTGGAAGAACGTCGCGAAGGCCTGCGTGAAGCAGTGGCGCGGGCGAGCAGCTCATTCGATCGCTACACCCGCCAGCTCCATCAGTTGGGGCTGGAGTCCAGTGAGCGTGAGGTGACGTGGCTCAACGAACTGATCGCGGCGGAGAAATCGGCGCAGGGACGCGCTGAACAGACGTGA
- a CDS encoding inositol-3-phosphate synthase: MTASNDVRVAIVGVGNCASSLVQGVQYYKDADENASVPGLMHVKLGAYHVRDVKFVAAFDVDAKKVGFDLSEAIFASENNTIKIADVPPTDVVVQRGPTLDGIGKYYADTIEISDADAVDVVKVLKDAQVDVMVSYLPVGSEEADKFYAQCAIDAGVAFVNALPVFIASDPVWAKKFEDAGVPIVGDDIKSQIGATITHRVMAKLFEDRGVTLDRTYQLNVGGNMDFLNMLERTRLESKKVSKTQAVTSNLSGSLAGKVEDKNVHIGPSDHVAWLDDRKWAYVRLEGRAFGDVPLNLEYKLEVWDSPNSAGVIIDAVRAAKIAKDRGIGGPIEAASAYLMKSPPKQLADDIARVQLEKFIEG; this comes from the coding sequence ATGACCGCAAGCAATGACGTCAGGGTCGCGATCGTCGGGGTGGGCAACTGCGCGTCCTCGCTCGTGCAGGGCGTTCAGTACTACAAGGACGCCGACGAAAACGCCAGCGTTCCCGGCCTGATGCACGTCAAGCTCGGCGCCTACCACGTGCGCGACGTGAAGTTCGTCGCCGCGTTCGACGTGGACGCCAAGAAGGTCGGCTTCGACCTGTCCGAGGCCATCTTCGCCTCGGAGAACAACACCATCAAGATCGCCGACGTGCCGCCGACCGACGTGGTCGTGCAGCGCGGTCCGACCCTCGACGGCATCGGCAAGTACTACGCCGACACCATCGAGATCTCCGACGCCGACGCCGTCGACGTGGTCAAGGTGCTCAAGGACGCCCAGGTCGACGTCATGGTGTCCTACCTGCCCGTCGGATCCGAAGAGGCCGACAAGTTCTACGCCCAGTGCGCCATCGACGCCGGCGTCGCGTTCGTCAACGCACTGCCCGTGTTCATCGCCTCGGATCCGGTGTGGGCCAAGAAGTTCGAGGACGCCGGCGTGCCGATCGTCGGCGACGACATCAAGAGCCAGATCGGCGCCACCATCACCCACCGCGTGATGGCCAAGCTGTTCGAGGACCGCGGCGTCACGCTCGACCGCACCTACCAGCTCAACGTCGGCGGCAACATGGACTTCCTGAACATGCTCGAGCGCACCCGCCTCGAATCCAAGAAGGTGTCCAAGACCCAGGCCGTCACCTCCAACCTGTCCGGCTCGCTGGCCGGCAAGGTCGAGGACAAGAACGTCCACATCGGCCCGTCCGATCACGTCGCGTGGCTCGACGACCGCAAGTGGGCCTACGTGCGCCTGGAAGGCCGCGCCTTCGGCGACGTGCCGCTGAACCTGGAGTACAAGCTCGAGGTCTGGGACTCCCCCAACTCGGCCGGCGTCATCATCGACGCGGTGCGCGCCGCGAAGATCGCCAAGGACCGCGGCATCGGCGGCCCGATCGAGGCCGCGTCCGCCTACCTGATGAAGAGCCCGCCCAAGCAGCTCGCCGACGACATCGCCCGCGTGCAGCTGGAGAAGTTCATCGAGGGCTGA
- a CDS encoding enhanced intracellular survival protein Eis yields MPAHTTSLTVRSATETDWPAIGLIAATGFGVWRPDETVQVWRSMMPPDSVVVACDGDEVVGVALFLDLQLTVPGGAVLPMAGVSFVAVAPTHRRRGALTAMFNELHSRMGDYPIAGLEASEAGIYGRFGYGPATVWENVSVERERAQLRAGVPDPGGVRIVRPAEHRAQLEDIDERWRLQTPGGLRTPARLWDEILEDRESLRGGGSALYCLLHGDGFAMYRVHNSERRKDRAQVTKLAAATPQAYIALWRTLLGLDLMATVDITTHPGALLPYLLTDARLVRTVDVQDGLWLRMLDIPAVLQARTYDADLSVALDVSDPVLDGGGRFAVEIRGGRASCVATDAPADVHTDLSVLGSLYLGAHRASAFAAAHRLRCEDSTQLRALDAAFATDIPAELGYGF; encoded by the coding sequence GTGCCGGCACACACCACCTCTCTGACCGTCCGTTCCGCCACCGAGACCGACTGGCCGGCCATCGGGTTGATCGCCGCGACCGGTTTCGGGGTGTGGCGTCCCGACGAGACGGTGCAGGTGTGGCGGTCGATGATGCCGCCGGACAGCGTCGTCGTCGCCTGCGACGGGGACGAGGTCGTCGGTGTCGCGTTGTTCCTGGACCTGCAACTGACGGTGCCCGGCGGGGCGGTGCTGCCGATGGCCGGGGTGTCGTTCGTGGCCGTCGCCCCGACGCATCGGCGGCGCGGTGCACTGACGGCGATGTTCAACGAATTGCACAGCAGGATGGGCGATTATCCGATCGCCGGCCTGGAGGCGAGCGAGGCCGGAATCTACGGCCGGTTCGGCTACGGGCCCGCGACCGTGTGGGAGAACGTGTCGGTCGAGCGGGAGCGGGCTCAACTGCGGGCGGGAGTTCCCGACCCCGGTGGTGTGCGCATCGTGCGTCCGGCGGAGCATCGTGCGCAGCTCGAGGACATCGACGAGCGCTGGCGGCTGCAGACCCCCGGCGGGCTGCGCACCCCGGCACGGCTGTGGGACGAGATCCTCGAGGACCGTGAGAGCCTCCGCGGCGGGGGCAGCGCGCTGTACTGTCTGCTGCACGGCGACGGGTTCGCGATGTACCGGGTGCACAACAGTGAGCGCCGTAAGGATCGGGCGCAGGTCACGAAGCTGGCCGCGGCTACCCCGCAGGCCTACATCGCGTTGTGGCGCACCCTGCTGGGGTTGGACCTGATGGCCACGGTGGACATCACGACCCACCCCGGCGCCCTGCTGCCGTATCTGCTGACCGATGCCCGGCTGGTCCGCACCGTGGATGTCCAGGACGGTCTGTGGCTGCGGATGCTCGACATCCCCGCCGTTCTGCAGGCGCGCACGTATGACGCGGATCTGTCTGTGGCGCTGGATGTCTCAGACCCGGTGCTCGACGGCGGGGGGCGGTTCGCGGTGGAGATCCGGGGCGGCCGTGCCTCGTGTGTGGCCACCGACGCGCCCGCCGACGTGCACACCGATCTGTCGGTGCTCGGCAGCCTCTATCTCGGCGCACACCGCGCGTCGGCGTTCGCCGCGGCGCACCGTCTGCGCTGCGAGGACTCGACGCAGCTGCGGGCGCTGGATGCCGCCTTCGCCACGGACATCCCCGCCGAGCTCGGTTACGGCTTCTGA
- a CDS encoding alpha/beta fold hydrolase produces MDDTDDELASLSEFIFLQENARQAGVSGPLPTVARLDAGPVSGLKFGDDDPQVVFLHGGGQNAHTWDTVILGLGAPALALDLPGHGRSAWREDGDYGPVLNAVAVEPVIREHAPSARLVVGMSLGGLTALRLAVTAPELVPQLVMVDVTPSAPERHTQMTDAQKGTVALVQGERTFPTFDAMLDVTVAAAPHRDRESLRRGVFHNAKRLDDGTWTWRYDSIRKGEGFEGLWEDVPRLATPTTLIRGANSFFVNDDDASEFARTAPGFQGVHVVENSGHSVQSDQPRVLVDLLRKVLAN; encoded by the coding sequence ATGGACGACACCGACGACGAGCTGGCCAGCCTGTCCGAGTTCATCTTTCTTCAGGAGAACGCACGCCAGGCGGGGGTATCGGGACCGCTGCCGACAGTGGCCCGCCTCGACGCCGGACCCGTCAGCGGCCTGAAATTCGGCGACGACGATCCGCAGGTGGTCTTCCTGCACGGCGGCGGGCAGAACGCCCACACCTGGGACACCGTGATCCTCGGGCTCGGTGCGCCTGCGCTGGCCCTCGACCTTCCCGGGCACGGCCGCTCGGCGTGGCGTGAGGACGGCGATTACGGGCCCGTGCTCAACGCCGTCGCGGTCGAACCGGTCATCCGCGAGCACGCCCCGAGCGCCCGGCTCGTCGTCGGGATGTCGCTGGGCGGGCTGACCGCGCTGCGGCTGGCCGTGACCGCCCCCGAGCTGGTCCCCCAACTCGTCATGGTCGACGTGACACCGTCCGCGCCGGAACGGCACACCCAGATGACCGACGCCCAGAAGGGCACCGTCGCCCTCGTGCAGGGTGAGCGGACGTTCCCCACCTTCGACGCGATGCTCGACGTGACTGTCGCCGCCGCACCGCACCGCGATCGGGAATCGTTGCGGCGCGGCGTCTTCCACAACGCCAAGCGGCTCGATGACGGAACCTGGACCTGGCGCTACGACAGCATCCGCAAGGGCGAGGGCTTCGAGGGGCTCTGGGAGGACGTCCCCCGACTCGCCACGCCGACCACGCTGATCCGGGGCGCGAACTCGTTCTTCGTCAACGATGACGACGCATCCGAATTCGCCCGGACCGCACCGGGATTCCAGGGTGTCCACGTCGTGGAGAACTCCGGGCACTCGGTGCAGAGCGATCAGCCGCGCGTACTCGTCGACCTGCTGCGGAAAGTGCTGGCGAACTAG
- a CDS encoding Ig-like domain-containing protein: protein MRRWLHAGAVTAGMGAALLGFGVLAETATAAADPGSESASAGATNAGPSAGEDGGSTAPDAATDADAATDADETDDEAADDETDDEPDAEESDAEPVAVKPSTQRARVAVDTDVVEDSDEDTDDVSTVEAAVAEQVSSTALPGRAATQPPYVSEQSAYEKRVAESLAAWTQRNQEWVDSLDVTDERKERMQESFVAMRTTFFNQAPTIAPVQITGVITGPVTGTIGAIDPDGDRLRYVITRAPATGTVKINADGTYTYTPGAEFDGVDAFHVRAIDLGLHVNLLQLLRPLGSGRATSLVNQGAVTFDFDFTTGSQYWTTPRREALQDAADDLVAYFRVTRPVTLTFEVEGSDNASSSTLASAGSGTISRDPGYWRTVVQNKLLGGEDSNGEEADGSINWNWGKGWEIGDEVPSDKFDFRAVAIHELLHAFGFTSGTEEPGDRDRRHWYILDSFIVTRNGTSPISSDFEWLEEFDGYLEGEDGGLYWGGSHAEDAYGGYVPIFTPDPWDEGSSGAHLDDWTFNDGDEKLMNAATSRGPSVRTLSDIELGILTDIGYLVYAKAD from the coding sequence GTGCGCCGGTGGTTGCACGCCGGCGCCGTGACGGCGGGCATGGGCGCTGCCCTGCTCGGGTTCGGTGTGCTCGCGGAGACGGCCACAGCGGCGGCGGACCCCGGAAGCGAGTCCGCGTCCGCCGGCGCGACCAATGCGGGACCCTCCGCCGGTGAGGATGGCGGCTCCACCGCGCCGGACGCTGCGACCGATGCGGACGCTGCGACCGACGCCGACGAAACCGACGACGAGGCGGCCGACGACGAAACCGACGACGAACCTGACGCGGAGGAGTCGGACGCCGAGCCCGTCGCGGTCAAACCCTCGACGCAGCGCGCGAGGGTCGCGGTCGACACCGACGTCGTCGAGGACTCCGACGAGGACACGGATGACGTCTCCACAGTGGAAGCTGCGGTAGCAGAACAGGTTTCGTCAACCGCGCTCCCTGGCCGGGCAGCCACCCAGCCTCCGTACGTGTCGGAGCAGAGCGCCTATGAGAAGCGGGTCGCCGAATCACTCGCGGCATGGACCCAGAGAAACCAGGAGTGGGTGGACTCGCTGGATGTCACCGATGAGCGCAAGGAGAGGATGCAGGAGTCGTTCGTGGCGATGCGAACCACGTTCTTCAACCAGGCTCCGACGATCGCTCCGGTCCAGATCACCGGCGTCATCACCGGACCGGTGACCGGAACCATCGGCGCGATCGATCCTGACGGCGACAGGCTGCGGTACGTGATCACCAGGGCGCCGGCAACGGGCACGGTGAAGATCAACGCCGACGGCACTTACACCTACACACCCGGCGCCGAGTTCGACGGTGTCGACGCGTTCCATGTGCGCGCCATCGATCTCGGCCTGCATGTCAACCTGCTGCAACTGCTGCGGCCCCTGGGCAGCGGCAGAGCCACCTCTCTGGTCAACCAGGGCGCCGTCACCTTCGACTTCGACTTCACCACCGGCTCGCAGTACTGGACGACGCCACGTCGGGAGGCCCTGCAGGACGCCGCGGACGATCTCGTCGCGTACTTCCGAGTGACCAGGCCCGTCACACTGACCTTCGAGGTCGAAGGGTCCGACAACGCAAGCTCATCGACGTTGGCGTCGGCGGGCAGCGGCACGATCAGCCGGGACCCGGGCTACTGGCGAACGGTGGTGCAGAACAAGCTGCTAGGTGGCGAGGATTCGAATGGCGAGGAGGCCGACGGCTCGATCAACTGGAACTGGGGTAAGGGCTGGGAGATCGGTGACGAGGTCCCGTCCGACAAGTTCGACTTCCGGGCCGTGGCGATCCATGAGCTGCTGCACGCGTTCGGGTTCACCTCGGGGACCGAGGAGCCCGGCGACCGCGACCGTCGCCACTGGTACATCCTGGACAGTTTCATCGTCACCCGGAACGGGACCAGCCCGATCAGTTCGGACTTCGAGTGGCTGGAGGAGTTCGACGGGTATCTCGAGGGTGAGGACGGCGGTCTGTACTGGGGCGGATCCCACGCCGAGGACGCTTACGGCGGTTACGTTCCCATCTTCACGCCCGACCCGTGGGACGAGGGGAGTTCCGGCGCGCACCTCGATGATTGGACCTTCAACGATGGGGACGAGAAGCTGATGAACGCGGCGACCAGCCGTGGCCCCAGTGTACGAACGCTCAGCGACATCGAGTTGGGCATTCTCACCGACATCGGCTATCTGGTGTACGCGAAGGCCGACTAG
- a CDS encoding Ig-like domain-containing protein, which yields MARSRTNHARRKQNSAQGRSADFPVRQWLKLGAASAGMGAALLGFSLMGPSTGTAAADSPTDTTSASPRASSSADSDESSSTTDAASDSTDAGEDADDDADDRASSKGSNSRRDTADTDTDTDTETESDAAEIDTAAEGVQDRAAKPNLVRVASAPVTVEDDAAVQEEDEEPPAEVKQPPAPAPPWLRERKTWDDVVADVLEKWNDDTVAWINNLNASDDAKANLEAAMRSLRRTFFNQAPTVDPVQIEGLLGGAISGKVDAEDADGDELVYRLVTRPKFGTVVFDDDGGYTYTPGEGFLGVDTFRVMAIDAGLHVNLLNPFRRMGTTGENLINQNAIRFDFTYEGDEWTEERREKLEEVAASLTAYFRVREAVTLTFDVNEEDKPGTLASAGSERISTAAGYWRTVVQNKLQTGEDANGEEADGEISWNWGDGNEWALGDEVSSEEFDFTSVAIHEMMHAFGWGSTLQGPGENQGANREEYDRFIVSADGRSVFTNGQWSSVNDPKLTGGDRGLYFGGKNAVEAYGGYLVPLRTSTIWGGASSISHLSDATFAGDDQKIMNSGTDEGPAPRVFSEVELGVLEDLGYYVVNPENPPYATDEESEESEENGAEDGAEDGGEDEAEPARPPVAAPTALSPRRTWAEVVADIVDGLSARNQEWIDSLDVSDERKAELEESFATFRTTFLNRAPTVDPVQVTGLVAGVITGQINGEDADGDAIRYRIVSGPRQGSVVLNVDGTWTYTPGAAFDGVDSFRVMAIDSGLHVNLLNPFRGIGTSAFNLINQNAIRFVFNYTGDDWTEDRQDALEQVARDLQEYFRVNRPVTLTYDVNLEDPEDPERGLASATSPYISKLPGYWDTVVQHKLQTGRDANGDRADGTISWNFADHEWALDGEVTADEYDFVTTAIHELMHSFGFLSSLGEPGENLGANRSRFDRLMVNVRGTRVFFLAEWATLNDSKLTGDDGALYFGGSNAIEAYDGYLIPLFTPGEFEGGSSFSHLDDFTFDGDDQKIMNAKTDTGPGVRIFSEMELAILRDLGYHVVTPATPPYAVADRRRL from the coding sequence ATGGCAAGGTCGCGCACGAATCACGCACGCCGCAAGCAGAACTCAGCGCAGGGCAGGTCCGCCGATTTCCCGGTGAGGCAGTGGCTGAAGCTCGGCGCGGCGTCGGCGGGAATGGGAGCGGCGTTGCTGGGCTTCTCGCTGATGGGGCCCTCGACCGGGACAGCGGCAGCAGACAGTCCGACGGACACGACGAGCGCGTCGCCGCGGGCATCCTCGTCGGCGGATAGTGACGAGTCCTCGTCGACCACCGACGCAGCCTCCGATTCGACCGACGCCGGAGAAGACGCCGACGACGATGCCGACGACAGGGCCTCCTCGAAGGGCAGCAACTCCCGCCGCGACACGGCCGACACCGACACCGACACCGACACCGAAACCGAAAGCGACGCCGCCGAAATCGACACCGCCGCGGAGGGCGTGCAGGACCGCGCGGCGAAGCCGAATCTGGTGCGGGTGGCGAGTGCCCCCGTCACTGTGGAAGACGACGCGGCCGTGCAGGAAGAGGACGAGGAGCCGCCGGCCGAGGTGAAACAGCCACCGGCGCCGGCACCTCCGTGGCTGCGGGAACGCAAGACCTGGGACGACGTCGTCGCCGACGTTCTTGAGAAATGGAACGACGACACCGTCGCGTGGATCAACAACCTCAACGCCTCTGACGACGCGAAGGCCAATCTCGAAGCAGCGATGCGGTCGCTGCGCCGAACCTTCTTCAACCAGGCGCCCACCGTCGATCCGGTGCAGATCGAGGGCCTTCTGGGCGGCGCGATCTCCGGCAAGGTCGACGCCGAGGACGCCGACGGCGACGAGCTCGTCTACCGATTGGTGACGCGGCCGAAATTCGGCACTGTCGTCTTCGACGACGACGGCGGCTACACCTACACCCCGGGTGAGGGCTTTCTCGGTGTCGACACCTTCCGCGTGATGGCGATCGACGCCGGCCTGCACGTCAACCTGCTCAACCCGTTCCGAAGGATGGGCACGACGGGCGAAAACCTCATCAACCAGAACGCGATCCGCTTCGACTTCACCTATGAGGGTGACGAGTGGACCGAGGAACGCCGGGAGAAACTGGAGGAGGTCGCAGCGAGCCTGACTGCGTACTTCCGCGTGCGTGAGGCCGTCACACTGACCTTCGACGTGAACGAGGAGGACAAGCCCGGAACGCTCGCATCGGCAGGCAGCGAACGTATTTCGACTGCGGCGGGCTATTGGCGCACGGTCGTGCAGAACAAGCTGCAGACCGGTGAGGACGCCAACGGCGAAGAAGCCGACGGTGAGATCTCATGGAATTGGGGCGACGGGAACGAGTGGGCGCTGGGTGACGAGGTCTCCAGCGAGGAGTTCGACTTCACCTCGGTGGCGATTCACGAGATGATGCACGCGTTCGGCTGGGGTTCCACGCTGCAGGGGCCCGGTGAGAACCAGGGCGCGAATCGTGAGGAGTACGACCGGTTCATCGTGAGCGCAGACGGCCGATCGGTCTTCACCAACGGACAGTGGTCGTCGGTGAACGATCCGAAGCTTACGGGCGGTGACCGCGGGCTCTACTTCGGCGGCAAGAACGCCGTCGAGGCTTACGGCGGGTACCTCGTGCCGTTGCGCACCTCGACGATCTGGGGCGGCGCGAGTTCGATCAGCCATCTCAGCGATGCGACGTTCGCGGGCGACGACCAGAAGATCATGAACTCGGGAACCGACGAAGGTCCTGCGCCAAGGGTTTTCAGCGAGGTCGAGCTGGGCGTCCTGGAGGATCTCGGCTATTACGTGGTGAACCCGGAGAATCCCCCGTATGCCACGGACGAGGAGTCCGAGGAGTCCGAGGAGAACGGCGCAGAGGACGGCGCAGAGGACGGCGGCGAGGACGAAGCAGAACCGGCACGGCCGCCGGTGGCCGCACCGACCGCCTTGTCCCCGCGCCGGACCTGGGCCGAGGTCGTCGCCGACATCGTGGACGGTCTGAGCGCACGCAACCAGGAGTGGATTGACTCCCTCGATGTCAGTGACGAGCGCAAAGCGGAACTGGAGGAGTCCTTCGCGACGTTCCGTACGACCTTCCTCAATCGGGCCCCGACGGTCGATCCGGTTCAGGTCACCGGCCTTGTCGCCGGCGTGATCACCGGACAGATCAACGGGGAGGATGCCGACGGTGACGCCATCCGCTACCGCATCGTCAGCGGACCCCGCCAGGGCTCGGTCGTCCTGAACGTCGACGGAACGTGGACCTACACACCGGGAGCGGCATTCGACGGCGTCGATTCGTTCAGGGTCATGGCCATAGACTCCGGTCTGCACGTGAACCTGCTCAACCCGTTCCGCGGTATCGGGACCAGCGCCTTCAACCTGATCAACCAGAACGCGATCAGGTTCGTCTTCAACTACACCGGTGACGACTGGACCGAGGATCGCCAGGACGCGCTGGAGCAGGTAGCCCGGGACCTGCAGGAGTACTTTCGTGTCAACCGGCCCGTCACGTTGACCTACGACGTCAATCTCGAGGATCCGGAAGATCCGGAGCGGGGACTCGCCTCGGCCACGAGTCCGTACATCTCGAAGCTGCCCGGCTACTGGGACACCGTCGTGCAACACAAGCTGCAGACCGGTCGGGATGCCAACGGCGACAGAGCAGATGGCACGATCTCGTGGAACTTCGCTGACCATGAGTGGGCGCTCGACGGTGAAGTGACGGCCGATGAGTACGACTTCGTCACGACCGCGATCCATGAGCTCATGCACTCCTTCGGGTTCCTGTCGTCGTTGGGTGAGCCGGGCGAGAATCTCGGCGCGAATCGCAGCAGGTTCGACCGATTGATGGTCAACGTGCGCGGTACCAGGGTGTTCTTCCTCGCTGAGTGGGCGACCCTCAACGACTCCAAGCTGACCGGGGATGACGGGGCCCTCTACTTCGGGGGATCGAACGCGATCGAGGCCTACGACGGATATCTGATCCCGTTGTTCACACCGGGGGAGTTCGAGGGTGGCAGCTCGTTCTCACACCTCGACGATTTCACCTTCGACGGTGACGACCAGAAGATCATGAACGCCAAGACGGATACGGGCCCAGGGGTGCGGATCTTCAGCGAGATGGAGCTCGCCATCCTGCGGGATCTCGGCTATCACGTCGTGACGCCCGCGACACCGCCGTATGCCGTCGCCGACCGTCGCCGGCTCTGA